A single region of the Acidobacteriota bacterium genome encodes:
- a CDS encoding LysR family transcriptional regulator — translation MQGLRIFCDVADLRSFSRAAELHGITQSAVSQRIHHLEERLGTKLLDRSKRPFVLTPAGELASREGRQLVGRYDALARSVARLDPERTGSVRVHAIYSAGIALLNQLRTEFQRQRPELDVQIEYEPPAAVAEAARTGRCDFGIVSYPEQWPGLQSRPLREERMCLACGVNHELAGAESVRAADLDGRELIHFTHELPAARHIRSYLTGNGANAVFAQRLDNIDTFKSMLQATNYAAILPLRTFLAEVRAGLLAAVPLEPVLERPVGIVYARGKLRFAAEDFASFLVENAGPMPVDEELGQRHGEAA, via the coding sequence ATGCAAGGGCTTCGTATCTTCTGCGATGTCGCGGACTTGCGCAGCTTCAGCCGCGCCGCCGAGCTTCACGGAATCACCCAGTCGGCGGTCAGTCAGCGCATCCATCACCTCGAAGAGCGTCTCGGCACGAAACTGCTCGATCGCTCGAAACGGCCGTTCGTGCTGACGCCGGCCGGTGAACTCGCCTCGCGCGAAGGCCGTCAACTGGTGGGGCGGTACGACGCATTGGCGCGCAGCGTCGCGCGCCTCGATCCGGAACGCACCGGCTCCGTCCGCGTCCACGCGATCTACTCGGCGGGCATCGCGCTGCTCAATCAACTGCGGACCGAGTTCCAGCGCCAGCGGCCCGAACTGGATGTCCAGATCGAGTACGAGCCGCCCGCCGCGGTCGCCGAGGCGGCGCGGACGGGCCGTTGCGACTTCGGCATCGTCTCCTACCCGGAACAGTGGCCCGGCCTGCAGTCCAGGCCGTTGCGTGAGGAGCGGATGTGCCTTGCCTGCGGCGTGAACCACGAACTCGCTGGCGCGGAGAGCGTCCGGGCGGCCGATCTCGACGGTCGCGAGCTCATCCACTTCACCCACGAACTTCCCGCGGCCCGCCACATCCGCAGCTATCTGACAGGCAACGGGGCCAACGCCGTCTTCGCCCAGCGTCTCGACAACATCGACACGTTCAAGAGCATGCTGCAGGCGACGAACTACGCCGCCATCCTGCCGCTGCGGACCTTCCTGGCAGAGGTCCGCGCCGGCCTGCTCGCCGCCGTGCCGCTGGAGCCGGTGCTCGAGCGGCCGGTGGGCATCGTCTACGCCCGCGGCAAGCTGCGGTTCGCTGCGGAGGACTTTGCCTCCTTCCTGGTCGAGAACGCGGGGCCGATGCCCGTCGACGAGGAGCTGGGGCAGCGGCACGGAGAAGCGGCATGA
- a CDS encoding Na(+)/H(+) antiporter subunit D, whose translation MIEFLLAPPLLLMFGSVVLAAAPRNVLPRTVLRALLLALPVYSLWRFWGLEFGDYARFDLFGQTLTLMRIDGLSRIFAVIFHLAALIGTIYSFYAKDNFQPLVGVFYAGSALGVVLAGDLWTLFLFWEVAAVSSALLVWVRRSGKAAGAGLRYLGMQMVSGVLLLAGIVLLRHEVGAAPGWAEFRNLTGFLADGGLGLSNLAATLIFLAFGLKAAFPLLHSWLIDAYPESTPAGAVFLSAFTTKFAIYALARAFPGQSELIWIGALMTAFPIFFAVIENDLRRVLAYSMTNQLGFMVVGIGIGTELAINGAVAHAFADILFKGLLFMAMGAVLYRVGHVNGSDLGGLYKSMPITTGLCIIGAASISAFPLFSAFATKSLIMSAAVYKEYFWLWLVLLFASAGVFHHAGIKIPFFAFFHHDSGIRCKEAPRSMLVAMVLAAAASMAIGLLPLAEMWFGLANPFYELLPYQVHYEAYTTTHVITQSQLLFFSALAFATLMRTGLYPPELRSVNLDADWFYRRVGYRVWDGVATAFVALHRTGYAVAGRLATAASATAQRHLGPQGLLGRSWLTASMALWVAVLLAAYLLVFYWRLP comes from the coding sequence ATGATCGAGTTCCTTCTAGCCCCGCCCCTGCTGCTGATGTTCGGCAGCGTGGTGCTCGCCGCGGCGCCGCGCAACGTGCTGCCGCGCACCGTGTTGCGCGCCCTGCTGCTGGCCTTGCCGGTCTATTCGCTGTGGCGGTTCTGGGGCCTCGAGTTCGGCGACTATGCGCGGTTCGACCTGTTCGGTCAGACGCTGACGCTGATGCGGATCGACGGCCTCTCCCGGATCTTCGCCGTCATCTTCCACCTCGCGGCGCTGATCGGCACCATCTACTCCTTCTACGCCAAGGACAACTTCCAACCGCTCGTGGGCGTGTTCTACGCCGGGTCGGCGCTGGGGGTCGTGCTCGCCGGCGACCTCTGGACCCTGTTCCTGTTCTGGGAGGTGGCCGCGGTGTCGTCGGCACTGCTGGTCTGGGTCCGGAGAAGCGGCAAGGCGGCCGGCGCCGGCCTCCGCTACCTGGGGATGCAGATGGTCTCGGGCGTCCTGCTGCTCGCCGGCATCGTGCTGCTCCGTCACGAAGTCGGCGCGGCCCCGGGCTGGGCCGAGTTCCGCAACCTGACGGGCTTCCTCGCGGACGGCGGGCTCGGCTTATCGAACCTGGCAGCGACCCTCATCTTCCTCGCCTTCGGCCTCAAGGCGGCCTTCCCGCTGCTGCACAGTTGGCTGATCGACGCGTACCCGGAGTCGACCCCGGCCGGCGCCGTGTTCCTGTCGGCCTTCACGACCAAGTTCGCGATCTACGCCCTCGCCCGGGCGTTCCCCGGCCAGTCCGAACTGATCTGGATCGGCGCGCTGATGACCGCCTTCCCCATCTTCTTCGCCGTGATCGAGAACGACCTGCGCCGCGTGCTTGCCTACAGCATGACGAACCAGCTCGGCTTCATGGTCGTCGGCATCGGTATCGGCACCGAGCTGGCGATCAACGGCGCCGTCGCCCACGCCTTCGCCGACATCCTGTTCAAGGGACTCCTGTTCATGGCGATGGGGGCGGTGCTCTACCGGGTCGGCCACGTGAACGGCTCGGACCTGGGCGGCCTCTACAAGTCGATGCCGATCACGACCGGGCTCTGCATCATCGGCGCCGCGTCCATCTCCGCCTTTCCGCTGTTCTCGGCCTTCGCCACGAAGTCGCTCATCATGAGCGCGGCCGTGTACAAGGAGTACTTCTGGCTCTGGCTGGTCCTCCTGTTCGCCTCCGCGGGCGTCTTCCATCACGCCGGGATCAAGATCCCCTTCTTCGCCTTCTTCCACCACGATTCAGGCATCCGCTGCAAGGAGGCGCCGAGGTCGATGCTCGTCGCGATGGTCCTGGCGGCCGCGGCAAGCATGGCCATCGGACTGCTCCCGCTCGCGGAGATGTGGTTCGGTCTCGCGAACCCGTTCTATGAACTGCTGCCGTATCAGGTCCACTACGAGGCGTACACGACGACCCACGTGATCACCCAGTCGCAGCTCCTCTTCTTCTCGGCTCTCGCCTTCGCCACCCTGATGCGTACCGGGCTCTACCCACCCGAGCTGCGCTCGGTGAACCTGGACGCCGACTGGTTCTACCGCCGGGTCGGCTACCGCGTCTGGGACGGTGTTGCGACCGCCTTCGTGGCTCTTCACCGCACCGGCTACGCGGTGGCCGGTCGACTTGCCACCGCCGCCTCGGCGACGGCCCAACGGCACCTGGGGCCTCAGGGACTGCTCGGCCGATCCTGGCTAACCGCCTCGATGGCCCTCTGGGTAGCCGTACTGCTCGCGGCATACCTGCTGGTCTTCTACTGGCGCCTGCCTTAA
- a CDS encoding DEAD/DEAH box helicase — MQELGWPVLTRGGNALLVAPTGSGKTLAAFLWAIDRLCLGDEPPGPGVRVVYVSPLKALAYDIERNLQAPLEGVVGEARKLGAPVRPISVDVRTGDTPPADRRRQLRKPGEILVTTPESLFLVLGSRAAANLRTVETVIVDEVHAMAATKRGAHLALSLERLAELAEAQDPQRIGLSATVRPMDLAAGFLGGDRAVEVVDASEPPNIDLQVVVPVPDMEAPPPAPESLSSGEGWPRSFETSGLWPSVFPRILEAVRRHRSTIVFVNSRSLCERLAQRLNELDDRTRGAVDDEEADDREPLARAHHGSISHERRREIEGALKAGRLRCIVATSSLELGIDMGSVDLVLLVEAPGSTASGLQRVGRSGHAVGERSRGLIFPKFRGDLLECTVTAIQMQRGASESMKLPENPLDVLAQQIVAMCCGREWTVDGILALTRRARPYRGLTRNLLAAVLDMLVGRFPSEEFADLRPRLSWDRGRDVLTARRGADFLVRMNAGTIPDRGLFTVHLGPEGPRVGELDEEMVYESRAGDTFLLGASAWRVTEITRDRVIVRPAPGEPGRMPFWHGDGPGRPLELGRALGAFVRELGQRQGAAARRWLADEAPLDPHAVSNLCAYVEEQRDRTGALPTDRAVTLERFRDEIGDWRVCILTPFGARIHAPWAMALERRIGRRFGFEVQTLWTDDGLALRFADTDELPAVREFLLDPDEVEDLVVEQVASSPMFASRFRENAARALLLPRNRPGKRTPLWQQRQRSKNLLSVVRRYPDFPILLETYRECLSDLFDLSGLVNLMAQVAEGEVRVDDVETLAPSPFARSLVFAYEERFLYDQDAPAAERRAQALTLDRELLRELLGTASLRELLDPDVIQAVEEEFQGLSPDRGPRHEDDLYDLLRRTGGLTLEEIEVRAPGKAGEWLADLARQKRAVEIEFRGGVRMWTAADDAVLYRDGLDAALPEGLPGELLAPRPEPLESLLRRYARSRGPFAAADAAARFGLPQGAIEPLLTGLEEAGRLTRGEFRREGGGVEWCDREVLRRIKRRTLARLRREAEPVDGAALARFLGRWQGVDTAPVFPARPATRDRGRAGMSVSSDRTLVRLREAVARLEGVPLSWRILVDHVLPARVPGFRLDMLDRLATAGELLWVGSGRLGSKDGRVAIYRRERFQLLARGNESMEAPDEAPAGTPHAAVLERLKARGACFTFDLVGGVAANGDWGETEVEAAIWDLVWAGRVTNDTFLPLASLGKRRRSLAGRSPRGLPRGWRRGPRAGTAPAAKRVGVSGARRGRIGMLAGGRWSLVGDLAAPAGRVSDTEWAHATATLLLERYGVVAAETARNESVPGGFEALYPVLREMEEAGHIRRGYFVHGLAGRQFALPAAVERLRRERRGPAKRAPIGILPAVDPANPWGAVLPWPQLGTEIDPRKRGPRRVPGAWVVLRAGSPCLFLEAGGQGVWTFAALGGDPEPRQAWDALRDLAGRRRRRTLRLLRIDGRPARESPWTATLDACGYEKDLDGYRVSRLLPAV; from the coding sequence GTGCAGGAACTGGGCTGGCCGGTGCTGACCCGCGGCGGAAACGCGCTGCTGGTGGCGCCCACCGGCAGTGGCAAGACGCTCGCGGCGTTCCTGTGGGCCATCGACCGGCTCTGTCTGGGCGACGAGCCCCCGGGGCCGGGCGTACGTGTCGTCTACGTGTCGCCGCTCAAGGCCCTCGCCTACGACATCGAACGCAACCTGCAGGCGCCGCTTGAGGGCGTCGTCGGGGAGGCCCGCAAGCTCGGCGCTCCGGTGCGGCCGATCAGCGTCGACGTGCGCACCGGGGACACGCCGCCGGCCGACCGGCGCCGCCAGCTACGCAAGCCCGGCGAGATCCTGGTGACCACGCCGGAGTCGCTGTTCCTGGTTCTCGGGTCGCGGGCGGCGGCCAACCTGCGCACGGTCGAGACCGTGATCGTCGACGAGGTTCACGCGATGGCGGCGACCAAGCGCGGCGCCCACCTGGCGCTGTCACTCGAGCGGCTCGCGGAGTTGGCGGAGGCTCAGGATCCGCAGCGAATCGGTCTCTCGGCGACGGTGCGTCCGATGGACCTGGCGGCCGGGTTCCTTGGCGGCGACCGGGCGGTTGAAGTCGTCGACGCCTCCGAGCCGCCGAACATCGATCTCCAGGTCGTGGTTCCGGTGCCGGACATGGAGGCGCCGCCGCCGGCGCCTGAGTCTCTTTCCTCGGGCGAAGGCTGGCCGCGCAGCTTCGAAACATCGGGCCTGTGGCCGTCAGTCTTCCCGCGCATCCTGGAGGCGGTCCGGCGCCATCGTTCGACGATCGTCTTCGTCAACAGCCGTTCGCTCTGCGAGCGGCTCGCGCAGCGTCTGAACGAGCTGGACGACCGGACTCGCGGCGCCGTGGACGACGAAGAAGCGGACGACCGCGAGCCGCTGGCCCGGGCCCACCACGGCAGCATCTCCCACGAGCGGCGGCGGGAGATCGAGGGCGCGCTGAAGGCAGGCCGCCTGCGCTGCATCGTGGCCACCAGCTCGCTCGAACTGGGGATCGACATGGGCAGCGTCGACCTGGTGCTCCTGGTCGAGGCGCCGGGTTCGACGGCCAGCGGGCTGCAGCGCGTCGGCCGCTCGGGGCATGCGGTGGGCGAACGGAGCCGCGGTCTGATCTTCCCCAAGTTCCGGGGCGATCTCCTGGAGTGCACGGTGACCGCGATCCAGATGCAGCGGGGTGCGAGCGAGTCGATGAAGCTGCCGGAGAACCCGCTCGACGTGCTGGCGCAGCAGATCGTCGCGATGTGCTGCGGCCGGGAGTGGACCGTCGACGGGATCCTGGCCCTGACCCGGCGCGCCCGGCCCTACCGCGGTCTGACCCGCAACCTGCTCGCCGCGGTGCTGGACATGCTGGTCGGCCGCTTCCCCTCCGAGGAGTTCGCCGACCTGCGGCCCCGGTTGTCATGGGACCGCGGGCGTGACGTGCTGACCGCCCGGCGCGGCGCCGACTTCCTGGTGCGGATGAACGCCGGCACGATTCCGGATCGCGGCCTGTTCACGGTCCACCTGGGGCCCGAGGGTCCCCGGGTGGGCGAGCTCGACGAGGAGATGGTCTACGAGTCCCGCGCCGGCGACACGTTCCTGCTCGGGGCCTCCGCCTGGCGGGTGACCGAGATCACCCGCGACCGGGTCATCGTCCGGCCGGCGCCGGGCGAGCCGGGGCGGATGCCCTTCTGGCACGGCGATGGTCCTGGCCGGCCTCTGGAGCTGGGACGGGCCCTCGGCGCCTTCGTGCGCGAACTGGGCCAGAGGCAGGGCGCCGCCGCCAGACGCTGGCTCGCGGACGAAGCGCCGCTCGACCCGCACGCCGTCTCGAACCTCTGCGCCTACGTCGAGGAGCAGCGCGACCGCACCGGCGCGTTGCCCACCGACCGCGCGGTGACCCTGGAGCGCTTCCGCGACGAGATCGGTGACTGGCGCGTGTGCATCCTGACCCCGTTCGGGGCCCGCATCCACGCGCCCTGGGCGATGGCGCTGGAGCGGCGCATCGGCCGGCGCTTCGGTTTCGAGGTCCAGACGCTTTGGACGGACGACGGACTGGCCCTCCGCTTTGCCGACACCGACGAGTTGCCTGCGGTGCGGGAGTTCCTGCTCGACCCCGACGAGGTCGAGGACCTGGTCGTCGAGCAGGTCGCTTCCTCGCCGATGTTCGCGAGCCGGTTTCGCGAGAACGCCGCCCGCGCGCTGCTTCTGCCGCGCAACCGGCCCGGCAAGCGGACGCCCCTCTGGCAGCAGCGCCAGCGGTCGAAGAACCTGCTCTCCGTCGTCCGCAGGTACCCCGACTTCCCGATCCTGCTCGAGACCTACCGCGAGTGCCTGAGCGATCTCTTCGATCTCTCCGGCCTGGTCAACCTGATGGCGCAGGTCGCGGAAGGGGAGGTCCGGGTCGATGACGTCGAGACTCTGGCGCCTTCTCCGTTCGCCCGCTCGCTCGTCTTCGCCTACGAAGAGCGCTTCCTCTACGACCAGGACGCGCCCGCGGCCGAGCGCCGGGCTCAGGCGCTGACTCTCGACCGGGAACTCCTGCGGGAGCTGCTCGGCACGGCCAGCCTGCGGGAGCTGCTCGACCCGGACGTGATCCAGGCGGTCGAGGAGGAGTTCCAGGGGCTCTCGCCGGACCGCGGCCCACGCCACGAGGACGACCTCTACGATCTGTTGCGGCGAACCGGCGGTCTGACTTTGGAGGAGATCGAGGTCCGGGCTCCCGGTAAGGCGGGCGAGTGGCTCGCGGACTTGGCGCGGCAGAAGAGGGCCGTCGAGATCGAGTTCAGGGGCGGCGTGCGGATGTGGACGGCCGCGGACGACGCGGTGCTCTACCGCGATGGTCTGGACGCGGCGTTGCCCGAAGGCCTGCCAGGCGAACTGCTGGCGCCACGGCCGGAGCCGCTCGAGAGTCTGTTGAGACGCTACGCCCGGAGCCGGGGTCCGTTCGCGGCTGCCGACGCGGCGGCCCGCTTCGGCTTGCCCCAGGGGGCGATCGAGCCTCTGCTGACGGGCCTCGAAGAGGCCGGCCGGCTGACCCGGGGCGAGTTCCGAAGGGAAGGCGGCGGGGTCGAATGGTGCGACCGGGAGGTGCTCCGCCGGATCAAGCGTCGGACGCTGGCCAGGTTGCGCCGCGAAGCCGAGCCTGTCGACGGAGCGGCTCTGGCGCGGTTCCTGGGTCGCTGGCAAGGTGTCGACACGGCGCCGGTGTTCCCGGCTCGCCCGGCGACACGGGACCGCGGGCGGGCAGGGATGTCGGTGTCGTCGGATCGCACCCTGGTTCGTCTCAGGGAGGCCGTGGCGCGACTCGAAGGCGTGCCGCTCTCCTGGCGGATTCTGGTCGACCACGTCCTGCCCGCGCGGGTGCCCGGCTTTCGTCTCGACATGCTGGACCGGCTCGCGACGGCCGGTGAGTTACTGTGGGTCGGCAGCGGCAGGCTCGGGTCGAAGGACGGTCGGGTAGCGATCTACCGTCGGGAGCGGTTCCAGCTTCTGGCGCGTGGGAACGAGTCGATGGAAGCCCCGGATGAGGCGCCGGCCGGAACCCCGCACGCCGCGGTCCTCGAACGCCTGAAGGCACGTGGCGCCTGCTTCACATTCGACCTGGTCGGCGGGGTGGCTGCTAATGGCGACTGGGGGGAAACGGAAGTCGAAGCGGCGATCTGGGACCTCGTATGGGCCGGCCGCGTCACGAACGACACCTTCCTTCCGCTCGCTTCGCTCGGCAAGCGGCGGCGGTCGCTCGCCGGTCGTTCTCCCCGCGGGCTTCCTCGTGGCTGGCGTCGGGGGCCGCGGGCCGGGACGGCGCCGGCTGCCAAGCGGGTCGGCGTATCGGGCGCCCGCCGCGGCCGGATCGGGATGCTGGCGGGCGGCCGCTGGTCGCTGGTGGGCGATCTGGCCGCGCCGGCCGGGCGGGTGAGCGACACCGAGTGGGCGCACGCCACGGCAACCCTGCTGCTCGAGCGCTACGGCGTGGTCGCGGCCGAGACGGCGCGCAACGAGAGTGTGCCCGGCGGGTTCGAGGCCCTCTATCCGGTACTGCGCGAGATGGAGGAGGCCGGCCACATCCGCCGCGGCTACTTCGTTCACGGTCTGGCCGGCCGCCAGTTCGCCCTTCCGGCGGCCGTCGAGCGCCTGCGGCGGGAGCGGCGGGGACCGGCGAAGCGAGCGCCGATCGGGATCCTGCCCGCCGTCGACCCGGCGAATCCGTGGGGCGCCGTGCTGCCCTGGCCTCAGCTCGGAACCGAGATCGATCCCCGAAAGCGAGGCCCGCGCCGCGTGCCTGGCGCCTGGGTCGTCCTCCGGGCCGGCTCTCCCTGTCTCTTTCTCGAAGCAGGCGGCCAGGGCGTCTGGACCTTCGCCGCCCTCGGCGGCGACCCGGAACCCCGGCAGGCCTGGGATGCCCTGCGCGACCTGGCCGGCCGCCGCCGGCGCCGTACCCTCAGGCTTCTGCGCATCGATGGCCGCCCGGCCCGCGAGTCCCCGTGGACCGCGACACTCGATGCGTGCGGCTACGAGAAGGACCTCGACGGCTATCGCGTCAGCCGTCTGCTGCCGGCCGTCTAG
- a CDS encoding alpha/beta hydrolase, with product MPVDPQVQAFLEAQAQAAIENQVPPITEQTVEMARAGYLAVAEMLGQGPDVDTEDSAVPGPAGDIPVRIYRPRDAGGTLPILVYYHGGGWVIGDLDTHDYACRELCAGAGCLVVSIDYRLAPEAQFPAAVDDSWAALQWVANNAESLGGDPNRIAVGGDSAGGNLSAVMSLLARDAGGPHLVFQLLVYPAVDMDFSRPSIDENADGYVLTKDHMIWFRGHYLRSEADRADFRASPLLASDHSGLPPALVVTAEFDPLRDEGRDYAEKLRAAGVDATLSNYEGQVHVFFQLSPMLDGGRRVVHEACAALRKAFGEST from the coding sequence ATGCCAGTCGATCCCCAGGTACAGGCCTTCCTCGAAGCTCAGGCGCAGGCCGCGATCGAGAACCAGGTTCCGCCGATCACGGAGCAGACCGTGGAGATGGCCCGGGCGGGCTATCTTGCGGTCGCCGAGATGCTCGGACAGGGCCCCGACGTGGACACCGAGGACTCCGCCGTTCCCGGCCCGGCCGGCGACATTCCGGTCCGCATCTACCGGCCCCGGGATGCCGGCGGCACGCTACCGATCCTCGTCTACTACCACGGCGGCGGCTGGGTGATCGGTGACCTCGATACGCACGACTACGCCTGCCGCGAACTTTGCGCCGGCGCCGGTTGCCTGGTCGTTTCCATCGACTATCGGTTGGCGCCCGAGGCGCAGTTCCCGGCCGCTGTCGACGACTCATGGGCTGCCCTTCAATGGGTGGCGAACAACGCGGAGAGTCTCGGCGGCGATCCGAACCGGATCGCGGTCGGCGGCGACAGCGCCGGCGGCAACCTCTCCGCCGTGATGAGCCTGCTTGCCCGGGACGCCGGCGGTCCGCACCTCGTCTTCCAACTCCTCGTCTACCCCGCCGTCGATATGGACTTCAGCCGCCCCTCCATTGACGAGAACGCGGACGGGTATGTTCTGACCAAGGACCACATGATCTGGTTCCGCGGCCACTACCTCCGCTCCGAGGCCGACCGCGCCGACTTCCGCGCCTCGCCGCTGCTGGCCTCCGACCACAGCGGCCTGCCGCCGGCGCTCGTCGTCACAGCCGAGTTCGACCCGCTCCGCGACGAGGGCAGGGACTACGCCGAGAAGCTCCGGGCCGCCGGTGTCGACGCCACCCTCTCCAACTACGAGGGCCAGGTCCACGTCTTCTTCCAGCTCTCGCCCATGCTCGACGGCGGCCGCCGGGTCGTCCACGAGGCCTGCGCTGCGCTACGGAAGGCGTTCGGCGAGTCGACCTAG
- the murA gene encoding UDP-N-acetylglucosamine 1-carboxyvinyltransferase translates to MPRSRFVIEGGNPISGALQARGNKNAALPMLAAALLTDNEVTLSNVPRIRDVEAQIGLLRQLGADAEIVGDDTVRICASGLGDDDPDPELCRAIRASILLAGPLLARRGRVGMPPPGGDVIGRRRLDTHVLVLEALGAEVTLCPRGGLECRVNAPGGRLRGAEIFLDEASVTATENAVMAASLAEGETRILNAASEPHVQDLCRLLREMGAGIEGLGTNALTIEGADRLGGAEFEIGPDYIEVGSLITLAAVTGGELRIPNARPEEHRATRIAFGRLGVDFEVRGDGRDLFVPGGQELQVRTDLQGAIPKIEDAPWPGFPADLTSIAVVGATQSRGSVLIHEKLFESRMFFVDRLVAMGAQIVLCDPHRVVVSGPSRLYGRDMVSPDIRAGMAMLIAALCAEGRSVIDNVQQIDRGYERIDERLRSLGADIERVG, encoded by the coding sequence ATGCCGCGTTCCCGGTTCGTGATCGAGGGCGGCAACCCGATCTCGGGCGCGCTTCAGGCGCGCGGCAACAAGAACGCGGCACTGCCGATGCTGGCCGCGGCGCTGCTAACCGACAACGAGGTCACTCTCTCCAACGTGCCGCGAATCCGGGATGTGGAAGCACAGATCGGGCTGCTCCGTCAACTCGGGGCCGACGCTGAAATCGTGGGCGACGACACGGTCCGGATCTGCGCCTCGGGTCTGGGCGACGACGATCCCGATCCGGAACTCTGCCGCGCGATCCGCGCCTCGATCCTGCTGGCGGGCCCGCTCCTCGCGCGTCGCGGACGGGTCGGCATGCCGCCGCCCGGTGGAGACGTGATCGGTCGCAGGCGCCTCGACACGCATGTGCTGGTGCTCGAAGCCTTGGGCGCCGAGGTCACGCTCTGCCCGCGGGGCGGCCTGGAGTGCCGCGTCAACGCGCCTGGCGGTCGCCTGCGCGGGGCCGAGATCTTCCTGGACGAGGCGTCGGTCACGGCGACGGAGAACGCGGTGATGGCTGCGTCTCTTGCGGAGGGCGAGACCCGGATCCTGAACGCCGCCAGCGAGCCCCATGTGCAGGACCTCTGCAGGCTGCTGCGAGAAATGGGGGCGGGCATCGAGGGCCTCGGGACGAACGCTCTGACCATCGAGGGAGCGGACAGGTTGGGAGGCGCCGAGTTCGAGATCGGACCCGACTACATCGAGGTGGGATCGCTCATCACGCTGGCGGCAGTCACCGGCGGCGAGCTACGGATTCCCAACGCGCGTCCGGAGGAGCATCGCGCGACGCGGATCGCATTCGGCCGGCTTGGCGTCGACTTCGAGGTCCGGGGCGACGGTCGCGATCTCTTCGTGCCCGGTGGCCAGGAACTCCAGGTGCGCACGGATCTGCAGGGCGCGATCCCGAAGATCGAGGACGCGCCCTGGCCCGGTTTCCCCGCCGATCTGACCTCGATCGCGGTCGTCGGAGCGACTCAGAGCCGCGGATCCGTGCTGATCCACGAGAAGCTGTTCGAGTCCCGCATGTTCTTCGTCGATCGGCTGGTGGCGATGGGGGCTCAGATCGTGCTCTGCGATCCGCACCGGGTCGTCGTCAGCGGGCCTTCCCGGCTCTATGGGCGGGACATGGTGAGCCCGGACATCCGGGCCGGCATGGCGATGCTGATCGCGGCCCTGTGCGCCGAGGGGCGCAGTGTGATCGACAACGTGCAGCAGATCGACCGCGGCTACGAGCGGATCGACGAGCGGCTCAGGTCCCTCGGCGCCGACATCGAA